In Tribolium castaneum strain GA2 chromosome 4, icTriCast1.1, whole genome shotgun sequence, one DNA window encodes the following:
- the LOC100141834 gene encoding ras-interacting protein RIP3 isoform X1: protein MRLQASWLPLLLCGAVFLSFTEARRIRVHAIPEPEEQETIQYYAAEPQDEEVQSPRQRVVLVSTADQYNGLYGQPTASSRSSSDNYIPSSRKALPTARAKEAAKAPPVQTIRNYNKVNDDGSFTFGYEAADGSFKEETRGTDCVVRGKYGYIDPDGNKREFTYVSGNPCDPNAPKEEQETEQEHENEADNGPANYPTRPIRPIRPVTVAPKPAVTLFQNNYDQSEEEQPEPEQVLKPQQPIRRPNYITRPTYVQQTATEEAQVYQRPQLISATTPSSYLAKQQSVSITPRPVSPTPSARTQLPATTYRPQLLQVSVTPRPSVLYTKHLSSPSSTALPSRGSLDFDAEFQKFQQENNIIAPTPTPKTVSKTNKPTTTSAGTGNPIYSSALVFDPTSGQYNTQLYQTLPQTEGDISLNQRIQPYVHQPQRTVVNLQQLQQQSPLYTHLRPSQAEYQQQQAGLQFQNSAHLYAQQQRARLQQQQQQKQAVQQQPVYYIQPSGGQPLASGQIDAFLRGHNIQF, encoded by the exons ATGCGGCTTCAAGCATCT TGGCTGCCGCTCCTTTTGTGCGGAGCTGTTTTTCTAAGTTTTACCGAAGCCCGAAGAATCCGTGTCCATGCTATCCCTGAACCAGAGGAGCAAGAAACCATTCAGTATTACGCAGCTGAACCACAAGATGAAGAGGTTCAGTCGCCGCGACAACGAGTAGTTTTAGTATCGACAGCTGATCAGTACAACGGTCTTTATGGCCAACCAACTGCTTCGTCTAGGAGCAGTTCAGATAATTACATTCCTTCGTCTCGTAAAGCTCTTCCCACTGCTAGAGCCAAAGAGGCAGCGAAAGCACCTCCAGTGCAAACCATCAGAAATTACAACAAAGTCAATGATGATGGTTCGTTCACTTTCGGTTACGAGGCTGCTGATGGTAGTTTTAAAGAGGAGACAAGAGGTACTGACTGTGTTGTCAGAGGAAAATACGGGTATATTGACCCCGATGGCAACAAAAGAGAGTTCACTTATGTTTCTGGTAATCCTTGCGATCCAAATGCTCCGAAAGAAGAACAAGAAACGGAACAAGAACACGAAAACGAAGCCGATAACGGACCGGCTAATTACCCGACTCGACCGATCCGACCGATCCGACCTGTGACAGTTGCACCAAAACCAGCCGTCACCTTATTCCAAAATAACTACGACCAAAGCGAAGAAGAACAACCCGAACCTGAACAAGTGCTTAAACCTCAACAG CCGATTCGTCGCCCCAATTACATCACTCGCCCAACATACGTCCAGCAAACCGCAACTGAAGAAGCGCAAGTGTACCAAAGACCACAGCTCATTTCAGCCACCACACCATCGTCCTACTTGGCCAAGCAGCAGAGCGTCAGCATTACCCCACGACCGGTCTCACCAACTCCCTCAGCTAGGACCCAGCTCCCGGCTACCACTTACCGCCCACAACTACTCCAAGTTTCTGTAACTCCAAGACCTTCAGTCTTGTACACCAAACATCTCTCTTCACCATCGAGCACTGCACTTCCTTCAAGAGGTAGTCTCGATTTTGACGCAGAATTCCAAAAATTCCAGCaagaaaacaatattattgcaCCAACCCCCACTCCCAAAACTGTCTCAAAGACCAATAAACCAACCACTACTTCTGCAGGTACCGGAAACCCGATTTACTCCTCAGCGCTTGTATTTGACCCGACCTCCGGTCAATACAACACGCAGCTGTACCAAACCCTTCCGCAGACGGAAGGCGACATCTCGCTGAACCAGCGCATTCAACCCTACGTGCATCAGCCACAAAGAACTGTGGTCAATTTGCAGCAGCTTCAGCAGCAGAGCCCGCTCTACACGCATTTGAGGCCGTCTCAGGCCGAGTATCAGCAACAACAAGCCGGCTTGCAATTCCAGAACTCGGCGCATTTGTACGCCCAACAGCAACGAGCGAGACTTCAACAGCAGCAACAACAGAAACAAGCCGTGCAGCAACAGCCCGTTTACTACATCCAACCCTCGGGGGGGCAGCCGCTGGCGTCGGGTCAGATTGACGCCTTCCTCAGAGGCCACAATATTCAGTTTTAA
- the LOC100141834 gene encoding basic-leucine zipper transcription factor A isoform X2, producing MRLQASWLPLLLCGAVFLSFTEARRIRVHAIPEPEEQETIQYYAAEPQDEEVQSPRQRVVLVSTADQYNGLYGQPTASSRSSSDNYIPSSRKALPTARAKEAAKAPPVQTIRNYNKVNDDGSFTFGYEAADGSFKEETRGTDCVVRGKYGYIDPDGNKREFTYVSGNPCDPNAPKEEQETEQEHENEADNGPANYPTRPIRPIRPVTVAPKPAVTLFQNNYDQSEEEQPEPEQVLKPQQPIRRPNYITRPTYVQQTATEEAQVYQRPQLISATTPSSYLAKQQSVSITPRPVSPTPSARTQLPATTYRPQLLQVSVTPRPSVLYTKHLSSPSSTALPSRGTGNPIYSSALVFDPTSGQYNTQLYQTLPQTEGDISLNQRIQPYVHQPQRTVVNLQQLQQQSPLYTHLRPSQAEYQQQQAGLQFQNSAHLYAQQQRARLQQQQQQKQAVQQQPVYYIQPSGGQPLASGQIDAFLRGHNIQF from the exons ATGCGGCTTCAAGCATCT TGGCTGCCGCTCCTTTTGTGCGGAGCTGTTTTTCTAAGTTTTACCGAAGCCCGAAGAATCCGTGTCCATGCTATCCCTGAACCAGAGGAGCAAGAAACCATTCAGTATTACGCAGCTGAACCACAAGATGAAGAGGTTCAGTCGCCGCGACAACGAGTAGTTTTAGTATCGACAGCTGATCAGTACAACGGTCTTTATGGCCAACCAACTGCTTCGTCTAGGAGCAGTTCAGATAATTACATTCCTTCGTCTCGTAAAGCTCTTCCCACTGCTAGAGCCAAAGAGGCAGCGAAAGCACCTCCAGTGCAAACCATCAGAAATTACAACAAAGTCAATGATGATGGTTCGTTCACTTTCGGTTACGAGGCTGCTGATGGTAGTTTTAAAGAGGAGACAAGAGGTACTGACTGTGTTGTCAGAGGAAAATACGGGTATATTGACCCCGATGGCAACAAAAGAGAGTTCACTTATGTTTCTGGTAATCCTTGCGATCCAAATGCTCCGAAAGAAGAACAAGAAACGGAACAAGAACACGAAAACGAAGCCGATAACGGACCGGCTAATTACCCGACTCGACCGATCCGACCGATCCGACCTGTGACAGTTGCACCAAAACCAGCCGTCACCTTATTCCAAAATAACTACGACCAAAGCGAAGAAGAACAACCCGAACCTGAACAAGTGCTTAAACCTCAACAG CCGATTCGTCGCCCCAATTACATCACTCGCCCAACATACGTCCAGCAAACCGCAACTGAAGAAGCGCAAGTGTACCAAAGACCACAGCTCATTTCAGCCACCACACCATCGTCCTACTTGGCCAAGCAGCAGAGCGTCAGCATTACCCCACGACCGGTCTCACCAACTCCCTCAGCTAGGACCCAGCTCCCGGCTACCACTTACCGCCCACAACTACTCCAAGTTTCTGTAACTCCAAGACCTTCAGTCTTGTACACCAAACATCTCTCTTCACCATCGAGCACTGCACTTCCTTCAAGAG GTACCGGAAACCCGATTTACTCCTCAGCGCTTGTATTTGACCCGACCTCCGGTCAATACAACACGCAGCTGTACCAAACCCTTCCGCAGACGGAAGGCGACATCTCGCTGAACCAGCGCATTCAACCCTACGTGCATCAGCCACAAAGAACTGTGGTCAATTTGCAGCAGCTTCAGCAGCAGAGCCCGCTCTACACGCATTTGAGGCCGTCTCAGGCCGAGTATCAGCAACAACAAGCCGGCTTGCAATTCCAGAACTCGGCGCATTTGTACGCCCAACAGCAACGAGCGAGACTTCAACAGCAGCAACAACAGAAACAAGCCGTGCAGCAACAGCCCGTTTACTACATCCAACCCTCGGGGGGGCAGCCGCTGGCGTCGGGTCAGATTGACGCCTTCCTCAGAGGCCACAATATTCAGTTTTAA
- the LOC659704 gene encoding cuticular protein precursor yields the protein MLSFRYVAVFALAAVAFGQDFDYDSSPPRPAPHRVKPSYSGPAAPRPTPVPILKQINRHNEDGSYTYGYEGADGSFKIETKLPTGEVKGKYGYVDDTGKVRVVEYGATKYGFEPAGEGITVAPPTLVDETTNKDGTLNPEYAGSYYDDQPQIPARSAPAPRPQIQPQFDFSGPQQFSPTPQRSSAPVPPRAVIPGSSPVTTHNFEFGPSPRPAPKSYAPAARSYAPAPRPAPRPAPVSYARPAPIEEDFGEPEQAPIRSQPRITYAQPAPQRNHISEPQFAPAARPAPQYAPRPQSAPVGRSGGILDQLSKDYALPQGGAAPLHDISFGYY from the exons GTGGCTGTGTTTGCTTTAGCGGCTGTGGCTTTTGGTCAAGACTTCGATTATGATTCTTCACCTCCAAGACCGGCTCCACACCGCGTCAAACCTAGTTACTCCGGACCAGCAGCACCAAGACCAACACCTGTaccaattttgaaacaaatcaaCCG ACACAACGAAGACGGTTCATACACTTATGGTTACGAAGGTGCTGATGGTTCCTTCAAAATCGAAACCAAACTCCCCACCGGGGAAGTCAAAGGCAAATACGGCTACGTGGACGACACTGGCAAAGTCCGCGTCGTCGAGTACGGTGCCACCAAATACGGCTTCGAACCAGCTGGTGAAGGCATCACCGTAGCTCCCCCCACCCTCGTCGACGAAACCACCAACAAAGACGGAACCCTCAACCCCGAATACGCTGGATCGTACTACGACGACCAACCCCAAATCCCCGCCAGATCCGCCCCCGCGCCCCGCCCCCAGATCCAACCCCAATTCGACTTCTCAGGCCCTCAACAATTCAGCCCAACCCCTCAAAGAAGCTCTGCCCCCGTTCCCCCCAGAGCTGTAATCCCCGGATCCTCTCCTGTCACCACACACAATTTCGAATTCGGGCCCTCGCCTCGCCCAGCGCCTAAAAGCTACGCCCCAGCGGCTCGCAGCTACGCCCCAGCCCCCAGACCAGCCCCAAGACCCGCCCCAGTGTCCTACGCTAGACCCGCCCCAATTGAGGAAGATTTCGGCGAACCAGAACAAGCCCCAATTAGAAGCCAACCCAGAATCACCTACGCCCAGCCTGCTCCACAAAGAAACCACATTTCTGAGCCCCAATTTGCCCCAGCTGCAAGGCCCGCCCCACAATACGCCCCCAGGCCACAATCCGCTCCTGTTGGACGTTCCGGGGGGATTTTAGACCAGCTTTCGAAGGATTATGCTCTACCCCAAGGTGGAGCGGCCCCTTTGCACGATATTAGTTTTGGATATTATTAA